CAGCGGCACGCCAGCCATCTGGCGAATGTCAGGCTGCGCCGTCGCGTTTGCGGCGAGCAGGGCGGTCGCCACAATCCATACGATGGCCCAGAGCGCGGCTCTGGCAGGCCTGAAGGCCTGCGCTACGAGTGTCCGCGCGGGACCCGATCCGGTGCCAAACGCACGACTCATAGTGCTCGTCCGCAGGACTTGCAGAACCGCGCGTCGCCATCGTTACTCGTGCCACACGACTGACACGACTGGGCAGCGGTCGCGTCGGCGGTCTGCGCGGCCAGCGGCGCGGCCTCCTCATCTGAGAGCAACCGCGCGAGATCGTCCTCGATCGCTGCACGGTACCCGCTGGACGAAGAAGTCGTCTTCGACGGCTCGTCGGTCTCCTCGCCCAGCGCGTCCAGCTGCTGCATCAAGCCAAGAGCGCGCTGCCGTAAGCGCGCGCGCATGTCGTCGAAGTCGCGATCAGAAACCTTGCCCATCGCGCGGTCGAACTCGAGCTCCTTGATGGATCGCAAGACGAGCTGCTTCTCGCGATCGAGCGCGGTGCGCGCGCCGCTGCTTCGTTGGGCGCGCCAGCGAGCAGACTCGCCGAGCACGAGCGGCACCAGCATCCGGTACGCGCCAAAGCCAGCGCAGCCGGCGCTACAGATGACGACGCTCAGCAGCACCAAGGCCGCGGGATGTGTCTCGCGCGCCACCAGGATGGCGGCGGTGGCCGCGATAAACGAGGCGATCAAGAAGAACTGCCACGGTCGGAGGCCGCTGGCAACGTCAGTCGAGGTCACGCAGCTCCTCCTCGAGTCGGCGAGCCAGTGCCTCGTCTGTGTCGCTAGCACTCGACGCCTCATCGGCTTCGTCACGGCGTCGAGACCAGAAGAACACTGCCGCGCCGATCAGCATCAAGCCTGAGGCCCCAACCGCGTACGGCACCGCCCAGGCCAACCGATTGAAGCCTTCATCGATCGGCATGGCCAGCGGCTCCTGACTGCCGTACTGTTCGATGAAGTACGCATACACCTGCTCGCGGCTCTTACCGTCGTTCACCAGCTTCGTGATCTCGTCGCGCATGCCGGCCGCCGTCGGACAGATGCAGTCGGCCACCAACTGACGGCCGCAGCCGCCGCACGTGCAGACGATCTCGCGGCGCAGCTCGCGCTCGAGCTGCGTTCCAGGTACCGTCACGGTCGTCGAGCCGCCCACATGCTGCGCACGCGCGAGGGCCGGGCTCCCAAACAGCAAGAGCAGCAGCACCGGCGCGGTGGCCGCGCCCGATGGCACCGATCCCAGGGCCATCGCGAACGCCTGCTCCGGCAGCAGCGCAATCAACGTCCCGAGCGCCAGCACGCCGAATCCGGTCCAGATCCAGTTCACGAGCGGATTGATCACGACATGGAAGGTCGCCGACTGCGCCTGCACTTCGAAGCCTGCCATGACGACGTAGAGGTCTTCGAAGACGCCACGCCGGATCGCCACCTCGGTCGTCGGCTCGCTCTCGTTCTTGTGGAAGAACCAGCGCGCAGGATAGAGACGCCCCAGCGCTTGGTCATCCTTCCAGGCAGACACCGTCGCCGTCACCGCCTGCTTGCGCGCGTCCTGGCTCACGCGGATGCTCTCGTGTCGCACCGTAAAGCTGCCCACGCGCACCTGCTGGCCCGGCTTGAGCAACACCTGTTCTTCCTGTTTGAAGCCGTTGCCGGCAAAACCCAGGAACATGAGCACGATGCCCAGATGGACGATGTACCCGCCGTAGCGACGGTGATTACGCGCCACGAGACCAACCGCCGCCGTGAAGCGACCCGATCCGGTCGTCGCCGCCCGTACGCCGGCGCCGCGGACGAACTCCTGGACGAGAGTGGTGATGACAAACGCAGACAACGCAAAGCAAAGGCCGGACGACCAGACACGCACGCCGGCGATCCAGAGCCCGATTGCCGTGAGGATGCCGACGAGCGTGGGCCATAGCAACTGGTAGCGCAGGTTGGCCAGCGTGGTCTTGCGCCAAGCGAGCAACGGCGCGACGCCGGTCAGCCCGAGCAGGATCAAGCCAATCGGCAGCATCCATTTGTTGAAGAACGGCGGCCCCACCGTCAACCGATCCCCCGTCACCGCTTCGCTCAGCGTCGGAAACATCGACGCAAACAGGACGAACAGCGCTGAGAACAGCAGGACCCAGTTGTTGGCGAGGAACGCTGCCTCGCGCGACGCCCAGGAGTCCAGCTCATGGCGTGAGCGCAGCAGCGGCAGGCGATACAGGACCAGGCCGAAGCTCACGGTCACGATGATCACCATGAACACCGCGAACATCATGGCGAGCTTGGGATCCTCACCGAATGCGTGCACCGACTGCACGACGCCGGAACGCGTCATGAACGTGCCGAAGATCGTCAACAGAAATGTGAGGATGACCAGCGTCATGTTCCAGACGCGCAGCATGCCGCGCCGTTCCTGCACCATGACAGAGTGCAGGAACGCCGTGCCGGTAATCCACGGCAGCAGACCAGCGTTCTCGACCGGGTCCCACATCCACACGCCGCCCCAGCCGAGCTCCTCGTACGCCCAAATCATCCCAAGGGTCAGGCCCAGCGACAGGAACAACCAGCCGATCATCGTCCAGCGGCGAACCGCACGCAGCCACGAATCGTCGAGATAGC
The Luteitalea sp. genome window above contains:
- a CDS encoding heme lyase CcmF/NrfE family subunit, whose protein sequence is MSSLGTFVLFVTFVTASYAAAASVVGARRRSTRLVESGIGAAYLVAALLTVASALIVYAFVVGDYSIRYVQLTSDTAQPLIYKLTAYWGGLDGSVMFWVFVLAVFGAFAVRNTRDSHRELIPYVVAVIAVVEMFFLFLMMVHTNPFAPFLTETPSEGQGLTPLLQNPYMAIHPPSLYIGFVGMTIPYAFGMAALITGYLDDSWLRAVRRWTMIGWLFLSLGLTLGMIWAYEELGWGGVWMWDPVENAGLLPWITGTAFLHSVMVQERRGMLRVWNMTLVILTFLLTIFGTFMTRSGVVQSVHAFGEDPKLAMMFAVFMVIIVTVSFGLVLYRLPLLRSRHELDSWASREAAFLANNWVLLFSALFVLFASMFPTLSEAVTGDRLTVGPPFFNKWMLPIGLILLGLTGVAPLLAWRKTTLANLRYQLLWPTLVGILTAIGLWIAGVRVWSSGLCFALSAFVITTLVQEFVRGAGVRAATTGSGRFTAAVGLVARNHRRYGGYIVHLGIVLMFLGFAGNGFKQEEQVLLKPGQQVRVGSFTVRHESIRVSQDARKQAVTATVSAWKDDQALGRLYPARWFFHKNESEPTTEVAIRRGVFEDLYVVMAGFEVQAQSATFHVVINPLVNWIWTGFGVLALGTLIALLPEQAFAMALGSVPSGAATAPVLLLLLFGSPALARAQHVGGSTTVTVPGTQLERELRREIVCTCGGCGRQLVADCICPTAAGMRDEITKLVNDGKSREQVYAYFIEQYGSQEPLAMPIDEGFNRLAWAVPYAVGASGLMLIGAAVFFWSRRRDEADEASSASDTDEALARRLEEELRDLD